Genomic window (Nicotiana sylvestris chromosome 7, ASM39365v2, whole genome shotgun sequence):
TGTTTGTTTATGTATGTGACTCTGTGTGCGCGGTTGTGTGAAAGGGATTTACTGATAGAAGTGTGAAAAAAGCCATTTTACTCGTACTTTCATACTGATGTCTTAATTAGATCTCATCTACAAAAGTTACGGTATTGTTTATGGCTTATGCTAATCTGTTGTATGCTTCTAGTGTCAATCTGTTATGCCACTAGACATTGTCTTTGGAGATTTTCTTAAACTTTTTCTCACATTAGCCTTCTTTTGCTGAGAAAAAGGTAAATAACACAATGAAAATGTAGTGTCAATTTTCCGTTTTGTGCTCTGCCCTTTTTCGTATTTAATGAGGTAGAACATTCATGAAAATTTCTTCCAATTTAGACAAAAATTGTTGAACCAATGATATAGTCTTCCTTTGGAGTATTAACGTAACCccatgtattttttttaaattttttaatgaTGCCATGCTTCAGATTAAATTGGCACTTGCATTTTTCATTAGGATCAGGATTGATATTTGTTGCGTTTTCTGCACCACATTAAGTAAATAGGAATGAAGGGAGTTCGCTATTCACTTGGAACAAACTGTGTGGTTTATTTGGTCATTGTTTAACTAATATCAAGGGTCCTTATAAACTTTACACATTTATGGAATGGAAGTTATGTGTACTCTTCTGTTTTCACATTTTTAAGGAAGTCTTAACAACTCATGGATCATAGTTTTGCAGTTGAAGAACAGTCAATATAAATGTGAGATATGACTCAAGATCAAATTGATGTTCGTCAACATGGTGTAGCAGTTGATCAGAAGAAGCAAAAAATCAAGTGCAACTATTGTCATAAAGTTGTTTCTGGGTTTACCCGGCTTAAATACCACTTAGGAGGCGTTCGAGGAGATGTCACTCCTTGCTTGGAGGCTCCTACACTTGTCAAAGAAGCAATGAAAGCCGAGCTGCATGAGAAGAAAAACGGCAATTTGATCAAGGAGGTTGAGCAGCTTTACCACCCAAATCTTCCGTTGAAGCGGAACTGGTGCCCCCGAGAAGGTGATGGTGAACCAAATAAGACAGATCTCACTCAGTGTTCTGAAAATGGAAGTAAAAAGCATAATAGAGTGAATTCAAAAGTAGCTGGTAGTTCTGTTGTAGATTCATCCTCACGAGAGATTTCGAGATCTATAGGGAGATTTTTTTATGAAGAAGGAATTGACTTTGACGCTATTAGATCACCTAGCTTCCGGAAGATGGTAAAAGCCACCCTTAGTCCTGGGAAGACAATAATATTCCCAAGTTGTCACGAGTTGAAAGGGCGGATCCTTCAGGACGCAGTGGAAGAGATGCAACAATATGCAACGAAGATAAGAAATTCATGGGCAAGTACAGGATGTAGCATCTTGCTAGACGGATGGGTAGATTCAAAGGGTCGAAATCTGATTAATATCCTAGTTTACTGCCCAAGAGGCACCATTTACCTTCGGTCATCAGATATCTCATCTATCAATAACAATGTTGATGCCATGCAAGTGTTCTTCGAGGAAGTTATTGAGGAAGTTGGAGTTGAAAATGTGGTCCAAATAGTTGCATACTCGACAGCTGCTGCCTGCATGATGGAAGCAGGCAAGAAACTAATGGAAAAACTTAAGACAGTTTTTTGGACAGTAGATGCTTCTCATTGCATGGAACTTATGTTACAGAAATTCACAGCGATAGACACGATACAACAAGTTCTGGAGAAGGCAAAATCTCTGACACAATTTATTTACAGCAATGCTACACTCCTAAAGCTTCTGAGAGATGCTTGTCCTGATGAGCTAGTAAGCCCTTCAAAGATAAGGTCGATTGTGCCCTTCATGACTCTTGAGAACATTGTATCACAGAAAGAACACTTGATTAGGATGTTTCAGTCTTCTGATTCGAATTTGGCTTCCACAAGTGAGGGTAAAAGAATGTCAGAAATGGTCAAAGATGAATCCTTTTGGACTGAGGCTTTGATGGCTGTGAAGGCAACCATTCCCCTTGTGGAAATTATAAAATTGCTAAATAGTACTAATAAGCCACTAGTTGGTTTTATATATGACACAATAGATCAAGCTAAAGAGACAATCAAAAAGgaattcaaagagaagaaatccCATTATGCAAGATTTTGGAAAGCCATAGATGACGTGTGGGATGAATACCTCCACAGTCATCTCCATGCTTCGGGTTACTTTTTGAACCCAAGCCTCTTTTATTCAAGTGACTTCTACACTGATGTGGAAGTTTCCTGTGGCCTTTGTTACTGTGTTGTTCGCATGACAGAAGATCGTCATATACAGGATAAGATCACGCTGCAAATTGATGAGTATCGCATGGGGAGGGGCACATTTCATTTTGGTAGCTTCAAAGAGAAGTTATCAAATATTTCCCCAGGTTTGTATGATTTTGCACTTTTTTTGTGCTATTTTTATCTTTCTCTGTAATTCGTTATGTTAACCTGGAAGTCATGGATGGCTGCAGCAATTTGGTGGTCACAATATGGTGGTCATTGTCCCGAACTGCAAAGGCTTGCTGTTCGAATCCTTAGTCAGACGTGCAATGGTGCTTCACATTATAGGCTAAAAAGGAGCTTGGTTGAGAAATTATTTACACAAGGGAGGAATCTGATAGAGCAGCAGAGGATGCGTGATTTGGTATTTGTCCATTGTAATTTGCAATTACAAGCTTTTGATCCAGAAGGAAGGAATGACATTACAGATGATGTCATTGATCCCATGGATGAGTGGATAGTTGGGAAAGGGCCTAATTTGATGTCTGAAAACACTGAACTGACATGGAAGAATTTAGACTTGGGAAGCAGAAAAGGTAATGGAAATTTTTGTGTGGAAGAACCTATTATTCATGTAAAGGAGGAAGAGGCAGATAATTGTATATAGAGTAGTAAATGTAAAGTGAAGTGACAATGAATCTTTCTTATGCTGAATTATGTTTACCTTTATTAATACAATGATATTTTGTTCTAGCTCTATGCTACCATACAGTGGCGGGTTAGAAATCTCCCCAAGGTtgttcaaatttgaaagaagtgaaaaacaTTTCGGACAAAGAGTGTTCAATATGTGTATATACATCTAAAacgtaatattttacctatatacacaatataatttttCGACGAATTAACCACCCTTCTGTCCATGTGGCTTCGCCTCTGCTTCCATATGCTATGTTGTTTTGACTTCTAGCAACGGCATGATCTTCCACGTCTGGAGAGAGGCAAACCATCTAGACTTGCTATTTACTTCTATAAGACAGGAGATTTATCCAAGTCTTCTTCCTAATAAGGATTTTTTAACCTACTATGTGAAGACCTCGTAAGCGATGAAAGAACATGAAACCATTCTGTTTCAATAGAGGCACGAGAAACAGCTGGGTGTAATGAAGTAGGTAAAGTGGTTGGATTTTGCGAGATGTTCCAATCACTGCTGGATGTGATTCCAAGAGTCGACGAATGAATACCACACATAAGAGTCAAGACCAAGCTCCAATATAAAATGTTTAACCCATCCATTCTGGATCGACCGAATTGGTACGGGACGAGTAGGCAGGGTACGACGAAGCCAGCAGGGTGTGCAGATTTTCTTGCAAATGAAGATCACAAACATGAAGAAGATTTGCTAATATGGGATGATGCAATCAAGGATGTGGAGTTTTTGCTCCTGCCAGATTTAATCAATGTAGCTTATGAATGATTTTAGTATTTCTCTAATATTTTCCAACGTACCACAAAAATGGCATGACCTTGAAAGGAACTTAAGGTGGTCTCTCTAGGTGAGAGAAACCAACCATTATGAAGCTCTAAAGGTGATTGTCTTGGCTAGACGTAGAACTTCTAGTACATATTGATTATTATCATTTGAATTTTAAAAGGCTAACCAGAACTACTTCATTGTACCAAACTGCTGCGTGTTTTTACATAAATAGCCGACCATATtaattgtttactttttctagccatgtacattgattatatacaattatacatatttaatatataaattatgCATATAATATACATTCgtcggctatttttagtttaagtagTAGGGTGGACGGCTATTTGGGTTTTGTGAGCTTCGTAAAGCATAGTCAGTTTTTGGGTTTCAAATCCGATAATGATGATACTGCTTTCTAACAATACCTTTCTTTTGGTCTCTTAGTAAGAGCTTAGCTCGTAATGTCTGAGTTAAGTGCACGTCAAAAATTCAAACCCTACCACAAACAAAAGCAGTTAATTTAAATAGACAAGAATGTAGGAATAAGCTCACTATCCATCGAGTTTCGACCGCTTCGTATTTATGTAGAGAACGGTATCGCCGTTGGCTCATTATCTTTCAAACACTGCGCCAACTAGCCTCGACCATTTTTCGATCTTCAAGACAATTTATAATAAATTACCTGTTTCCTTCCAAGAAATAGTGTAATACGTTTCATACCCAACAATTTACGAGAGAATTCTCTCAGTTTCATTATATCATAATAATTTCATATCCTTGCATTTAGGGCGGAAAAGCTGAATAAGTAATCATAAGCATTTGTATTTCAGACGCAAGTATAAACACAAAGAGCTCAAGTATAAACACAACTCAACTTTTTGTGAGCTGCAAAATGAATGGTAAAATTCAACCTTATATTAttgaagacaacaacgtttacttAGTTGCCAAGGTTTAATGTCAGTAGAACTGTAACGAATACCATTCCTAATTCAGGATTGCAGTATACCATCAAACTGCAACAGTTTTCTTCAAATTCTGAAGTTGAATGTCATgttttttcaaatatcatataagCTTTAAAGTAACTCAAAATCTCTCTGATGTATTCACGACAAATATTCCGCCAAATGCAATACTTAATGCTCAAGCAACAGTGTAGAACCTTCCGCGAGTATTTATGCCTTGACTCGATTGTATTGCTTTATCTCATTAATTATGCCATCAGTAAGCATGTCGACGTCGTTATTCTTTCCGAAAAACTTCACAAATTCCATCTTAGGATCCATAAGATACCTGCACATTGTGTTATCAATCTCATCAAAACTCATGTGTTAAAGTAACATAACCTTTTCAATGGACGAATAAGCCAAAACATTTTAGAGAGATATCATTAAGCATTCAAGATTTAGGAGAGACGGATAATCTTAAAGCATGCTCAATCAGAATGACCTAAATGGATAAGGAGAAAACAATATTTGCCACTAAACAGAAATGCAGATTACCATCGATAGAGCTTAAATTACATCTCTAGTCATCTGGACTACTCGATGCTTGGATGGAatatttttgtattgtttattAAACCAATTTCATCATTTATGAACTGGTTTCTGGTTAATATGTAAAATACAGATAGTTTTCATGAATTAATGACCAAAAATGATTCCAACAAACTTATAATTTGTTAGTCGATTAGAACTGCTAATTCATTAGTCAATCATGTTCTAGTCATTTATCCAAATGGCAAGATCAGTTTAGTTAATAAAACACTAAACAGATTATGATAAATGATCAAATTTGGGCATAAATGGTTCTCTAACAAAGGCGATTCCATACCCAAGGCTCGAACctgagacctctggttaaggaaGAACGAGTACTTATCATTCCACGACAAGGTCTTTCATCAGTAAATATCCAACTCCATAAGACTTTGTTCATGCACAGGTGCACTCTTGATGTGATCAAATGGCAATTAGGTAGCTAAAACCACTATAAGTAATGGTTTTCAGATTGATGATACATGACGGGAAAAAAATCAACGTGTGCTTGTATTGATAAAGGTTGTAGATATTGAAATTGAGAGGCAATTAAAACTGACAGGTAGCAATCACAGCTAGGATCAAGTAACACATACATGACTATTGAGTGATCAACAAGGTAATCTGAGCCTTCTTCTTCTGTCTTCATATAGTAAACCCGATAAGCACGTGCCGTTTTCTTTATCTCTTCTGGGGTACCAGTGAGGCCAATCAAGTTTGGGTGAAACTCTAAACATTGAGTACAAAATAGTCAGTTACAGCGTAACAAGTAACTTACAAGTATATCTAATCAATGCACGAGACATAATCAGTTCAACCTGAAACGCACCTTTAACATATTCATGTACTTGCTCAACCGTATCTCTTTCAGGATCAACTGAGATAAACACAGGTATTACTTGAATTCCTGACTTCTCTTCTGCATATTGAGTATATTTACGAATTAGGAGATTAACATATCTCTATATGCttaaaattaaaaggaaaaagacaTCATGACAGCTAATCACTACTCCGCctctgtcccaatttatgtgatgcactttctttttaaatttgtgcctttctatatttagaaacaatttaaatTTAAGCTTCCTATTTTACTTTCGGAAAAGGGCCTAAAATCCCctttaatatatgaaataggacAGGCTAGCCCTCCGttaaaagttggtctctattctgCCCTTGTCGTCAACAAATGGGCTCGTATATGCCCTTCATCACTAACGGGAGACTCATAAAGCCACGTGGAATATATGTGAGGGCAAGTTAGACCTAATTCGAATTGTACAGGGGCATATATGAGTCAGTTATAATAGTCATTTCTCAAACACTTCACAACTCCATATCAGTTTACTTAGACACCTATTTGACAACACCAAACTAATTATCACAGCAAATAAACTAAGTTGTAGACACAAACATTCAAATGAACGGTAGTGACTTCATTAAATCCTAGTAGCTCAAAGGGGTCGAATCATAACAAAAGACAATATCGGAATGTTCTAGTAGATCAAAGGGGTCGAATAGGAGGTGTCATTACGGACTTACTGCCAATTATTTCATGGCATGGACACCTTTAAATGCTGGGAGAAGGTTTTTCAAGTGTCCGAAGCATGAGGTAAGCAAATTTTTTGATGGGTTCTTTTAATCATTCCAATTTGCTTGTAAATTTGTGttatttatttttggtttttaggaTGAAAAATATTCCTATTGGGAATGGCAAGATGAAGAGCTTCCTCCTAGAGTTTTAA
Coding sequences:
- the LOC104210523 gene encoding uncharacterized protein, producing MTQDQIDVRQHGVAVDQKKQKIKCNYCHKVVSGFTRLKYHLGGVRGDVTPCLEAPTLVKEAMKAELHEKKNGNLIKEVEQLYHPNLPLKRNWCPREGDGEPNKTDLTQCSENGSKKHNRVNSKVAGSSVVDSSSREISRSIGRFFYEEGIDFDAIRSPSFRKMVKATLSPGKTIIFPSCHELKGRILQDAVEEMQQYATKIRNSWASTGCSILLDGWVDSKGRNLINILVYCPRGTIYLRSSDISSINNNVDAMQVFFEEVIEEVGVENVVQIVAYSTAAACMMEAGKKLMEKLKTVFWTVDASHCMELMLQKFTAIDTIQQVLEKAKSLTQFIYSNATLLKLLRDACPDELVSPSKIRSIVPFMTLENIVSQKEHLIRMFQSSDSNLASTSEGKRMSEMVKDESFWTEALMAVKATIPLVEIIKLLNSTNKPLVGFIYDTIDQAKETIKKEFKEKKSHYARFWKAIDDVWDEYLHSHLHASGYFLNPSLFYSSDFYTDVEVSCGLCYCVVRMTEDRHIQDKITLQIDEYRMGRGTFHFGSFKEKLSNISPAIWWSQYGGHCPELQRLAVRILSQTCNGASHYRLKRSLVEKLFTQGRNLIEQQRMRDLVFVHCNLQLQAFDPEGRNDITDDVIDPMDEWIVGKGPNLMSENTELTWKNLDLGSRKGNGNFCVEEPIIHVKEEEADNCI